The segment GCTCGTGAAGCACGCAGCCGACGCGGATCCCGAGTGCGTCGGCTGCCACGTCGTCGGGTTCGGGCAGACCGGCGGCTACACGATCTCGCCGCGGACCCCCGACTTCGAGAACGTGGGCTGCGAGTCCTGCCACGGGCGCGGCGGACCCCACCTCTCACCCGGCTTCGTGACGGCCGGGAACTACGAGCCGGTGTGCCTCGGCTGCCACGACCAGGAGCACTCGCTCGGCTTCCAGTTCGCGAGCTTCCTGCCGAAGGTCTCGCACGCCGCCAATGCGGAGCTCGCGTCGCTGCCGCTCGCGAAGCGTCAGGAGCTGCTGGCGGCACGAATGCGCCCGCGCAACGACCTGCTGCCGAGCAACGCCGCCTACGTGGGCTCCGAGGCCTGCCGCTCCTGCCACGAGCAGGAGTTCGCCACCTGGTCGGCGGGCCCCCACGCACGGGCGATCGCCCCGCTCGAGGCCAAGGGCGAGGCGGACAACGCCACCTGCCAGGCCTGTCACGTGACGGCGCTCGGCAAGCCCGGCGGTTACCCGAAGGGCGCGTCGCACGGCGCCCATGCGGACCTCGCGCGGGTCGGCTGCGAGTCGTGCCACGGGCCGGGCGGCAACCACGTGGGCGAGGGAGCGCCGCGGATCGGGACCATCGTCTCGCTCGGCGACAAGTGCGACTCGTGCGTGATCCTCCAGATCTGCGGCGCCTGCCACGACCAGGCCAACGATCCCGGCTTCGAGTTCGCCGTGAAGCAGAAGATCGAGCGTCAGAAGCACGGCACCATCGAGGCGTCCGCGACGCGCGCCGGGAAGTCGGCGGCACGGGTGCCCGCGGGCGCGTCCCTGGTCGGTGCGCTCGAGCGCGGCTTCGCGCTGCTCGACGCCCGGAGCTGAGGACCCGCGGTGGGCGGGCTGCGGATCGGCAGCGACGGGCACGGCGTCCGCACCCTCGCGATCGACCGCCCGGCCCGCCGCAACGCGCTCGACCGCGCGACCCTCGACGAGCTGGAGGCCGCCGTCGCAGCAGCCTCCGGCGACCCGGCGGTGCGAGTGATCGTGCTGCGCGGCAGCGGAGAGCAGGCCTTCAGCGCCGGCGCCGACCTCGAAGAGCTGCTCGCCCACCGGACGATCGAAGACCGCCGCCGGCATTTCGACGGGGTGGCGCGCGTGGTCGCGGCGCTGCACCACGCGCCGCAGCCGGTGATCGCGCGCGTGCAGGGCTTCGCGCTGGCCGGTGGCTGCGGGCTCGCGGTGGCCGCCGACTTCACGGTGGCGGGCGAGAGCGCCATCTTCGGACTGCCCGAGATCGACCTCGGCCTGCTGCCGATGGTGGTCTCGGTCCCGATCCTGCGCGCCACCGGCAGCCGCAAGACGGTGCTCGACCTGGTCCTCAGCGGGCGGCGCGTCGGCGCGGAGGAAGCGCTCGCGCTCGGGCTCGTCACGCGGGTGGTGCCCGACGCGAGGCTCGACGAGGAGGTGGCAGCGCTCGCGGAACGGCTCGCCGGGCTCTCGCCGGCCGCCCTCCGGCTCGGCAAGGAGGCGATCTACACGATGGGCGAGATGGAGTACGGCGCCGCGCTTCGCTATCTGCGCGAGATGATCGTGCTCACGGCCTCGACCGAGGACGCGAAGGAGGGCATCCGCGCCTTCTTCGAGAAGCGGAAGCCGGAGTGGAGCGGGCGCTAGCCGCGGAGCTGCGGGCGACGCTCGCGGCGGCGCGCGCGTGGTTGCGCGAAGCGCTCGACGAGGGCCTCGAGCCCGATCCGCGCCGGCTCCCGGGCCCGCCGGCGGCGCCAGGCGCGCCCCCGGCCGCTTCGCCCTCTCCGACAGCACGGCCGCCTCGCGACGCCGCGCCGGCCCCTGCCCGCGAGGCGAGCCCGGCCGCCGGCAGCGGCGAGGCCGCCCTCGGCGCGGTGCGCGCCGCGCTCGGCGAGTGCACCCGCTGCCGCCTCGCCGAAGGCCGCAGCCGCATCGTGTTCGGCGACGGGGCGCCCGACGCGGACCTGCTCTTCGTCGGCGAGGGCCCGGGCGAGCAGGAGGACCGGCAGGGGCTCCCCTTCGTGGGCCGCGCCGGCGAGCTGCTCACGCAGATGATCGAGAAGGGCCTGCGCATCCCGCGCTCTGCGGTCTACATCTGCAACATCGTCAAGTGTCGGCCGCCGAACAACCGCACCCCGCTCGCCGACGAGGTGGCCACCTGCCGGCCCTTCCTCGACGGCCAGATCGACGCGGTGCGGCCCAAGGTGATCGTCGCGCTCGGCAAGCCGGCCACGAGCCTCCTGCTCGGGCGCGACGTCTCGATCACGCGCGTGCGCGGAATCTGGCAGGACTATCGCGGCACGCCCGTGATGCCGACCTTCCACCCCGCCTTCCTGCTGCGCCAGTACACGCCCGAGAACCGGCGCCTGGTCTGGGAGGACCTCAAGGCCGCGCTCGGCCGGGCGCGCGAGCTGGGCGGGCGGATTCCCGAGCTGTCCTGATCTACGGGCGCTCGGGCACGGCCGCGGTCTGCTGGCGGCGGAAGGCGGCGAGCGCCTCACGCACCCGAGGGTCCTTGCGCGCCAGGATCGCCGCCGCCAGCAGGCCCGCGTTCTTCGCGCCTGCCTTCCCGATCGCGAGCGTTCCGACCGGGACGCCCCCCGGCATCTGCACGGTCGCGAGCAGCGCGTCGAGGCCGAGCAGGGGCGAGCCCTCGAGCGGCACCCCGAGCACGGGCAGCAGCGTGAGCGCCGCCGTGACCCCGGCGAGATGCGCCGCCGCCCCGGCGCCGGCGATGATCACCTCGAAGCCGCGCTCCTCGGCGCGCAGGACGAACTCCCGGTGCCGCTCGGGCGTCCGGTGGGCCGAGCAGACGCGCGCTTCGTGCGCGATCCCGAGCGCGGCGAGCACGTCGGCAGCCGCCTTCATCGTCGGCCAGTCCGAGGCGCTGCCGATCAGGATCGCGACGCGGGGACGCGCGTGCGCCCTTCCCTTCGCGAGGCGCGCGCGAGGGCGCGGAGTCCGGGAGCGGGCGGCCATGGTTCCTCCAGATCGGGGTGGCATACTTCGCCGATCCGAGCCCCGGACGCAAGGAAGCCCGTGCCGATCGGTCCGCGCACCCAGCTCTGCGGCGTCCTGCTGCACCCGGCCGGCCACACCCGCTCGCCTGCCATGCACAACGCCGCCTTCGCGGCGCTCGGGCTCGACGCCGTCTACCTCGCCTTCGACGTCCCGCCGCCGGCGCTGGCCGAGGCGCTCGCGGGTGCGCGCGCCCTCGGTGTCCGCCAGCTCGCCGTGTCGCTCCCGCACAAGGAGGCGGTGCTGCGACATCTCGACGAGGTCGACGACACCGCCCGGCGCATCGGTGCGGTCAACACCGTGACGCTGCGCGGAGGGCGCCTGATCGGCGAGAACACGGACTGGCTCGGCGCCGTACGCGCCCTCGAGCGCGAGACGACCCTCGAGGGCCGGCAGATCGTGGTGCTCGGCGCGGGAGGAACCGCCCGCGCCGTCGCCTGGGGAGCCCGCGAGCGGGGCGCGCGGGTCACGATCCTGAACCGTACGCTCGCACGCGCCGAGGCGCTCGCCGCCGAGCTCGGTGTCGCCGGGGCCGGCCGTCTCGAGGACCTGCCGGCACTCCCGTGCGACGTGCTCGTCAACACCACCAGCGTCGGGCTGCGGAGCGAGGAGACGCCGGTGCCGGCCACGGCGATCCCGGCCGGCGCCGTCGTGCTCGACGCGGTCTACGACCCTCCCCGGACCCGGCTGCTGCGCGACGCCGAGGCGCGTGGCGCGCGACCCATCGGCGGCAAGTGGATGCTCGTCTACCAGGCGGCCGAGCAGCTGCGCCTCTGGTCCGGCCGCGACGCTCCGATCGAGCGGATGACCGAGGCCTTCGACCGCGCCGGCACCTGAGCCAGCGCGAGTGGCTCGCTCAGCCGGCGAGGCCCCACTTCTTCTTGTTCTCCTCGACCTGCTCGGGGGACGGCTTCGGCTTCTCCACCACCTCGGGCACCGCGAACTGGTCCTTGCACTCGGTGATCTTCGCGTTGCCGTCGACGTCGGCTACGAACACCTCGGGCACCTGCTCGTCTTCGAAGATGGCCTCCCAGGGGCACTCCGGCTCGCACACGCCGCAGTTGATGCACTCCTCGGGATCGATGAAGAGCTGGTTCGGGAACGTCTCGCGGTCGTCGCCCTGGTACTCGTAGATGCAGTCCACGGGGCACACCTCGACGCAGCTCATGTCGACGCAGTCCCGGCAGAGCCTCGTGATCACCCAGGCCATCTCGTCTTCGTCTCCCTTGGCTTCGCAGGGGCCCGCGGGCGCACGGGCCGCATTCGATGGTGTCCGCACCGCCGCACGGTCGCCGCCCGCCTCAGCGCAGCTTGGTTTCCTTGTAGACGACGTGCTTGCGTACGACCGGGTCGTACTTCTTGATCTCGAGCTTGTTGGGCGTGTTCTGGCGGTTCTTCACCGTGGTGTAGAAGTGTCCGGTCCCCGCACTCGACTCGAGCTTGATCTGCTCGCGCTTTCCCTTCTTCGCCATGACTCCCTCGGCTCGCTCAGCCCGCGGCCGGCGCCGGCACCGGCTCGCCGGTGCTCACGAACACGCGGATGCGGCGGCCGTCGCGCAGCTCCGTGCGTGCGCGGGTGGTCGCACCCTTCCCGTCGACCAGCATCACGTTGGAGGCGTCGATGAAGCCTTCCTCCTCGAGGATGCCCCCGGTGCGGGAGCCCCGGCGGCCCGGCTTCAGGTGGCGCTTGTGCATGCGCACCTTCTCGACGCGAATCCGGCCGCGCTCGGCATCGATCGCGATCACCTTGCCCTGCTTGCCGCGATCCGATCCCTTCACGACGCGCACCACGTCGCCCTTGCGGATGCCGAGGGCCATGGAACCTCCTGGACGGATGAAGCGCAGATTGATGAACGACGACGCGCACGAAGTCAAGGAGCCCCGCGGGGGTCAGGGCCCGGAGCCGGGCGCCTGGCGCGATATGCTCGCGCGCCATGGCCCGCGTCGTTGCACGCATCGCTCTCGCCGCCCTGCTCCTCTCCGCCCTCGCGATCGGCGCCTGCCGCCTCCTGCTCCCGGAGCGCTATGCCGTGAACGCGCCGCTCGGCCAGCTGCTCTTCGGCCGCGGCGGCAAGGCGCCGCCGCCCGACGCGGTCGCGGGACTGCTCACGGTCCCGGCCGGCTTCGCCGTCGAGCAGTGGGTGACCGGGATCGCGAACGCGCGCCTCCTGCGCTTCACGCCGGCGGGCGACCTCCTGGTCTCGACGCCCCGCTCCGGGCGCATCGTGCTCGTCGAGCGCGACCGGGACGGTGACGGGCGCGCCGACGGCATCCACCCGCTCCTCGAGGGGCTCGACCGGCCGCACGGAATCGACCTCCACGACGGCTGGCTCTACGTCGGCGAGACGGGCGCCGTCGCACGCGTGCGCTTCGATCCCCAGGCGCGGCGCACCGAGGGCGCACTCGAGCGCGTCGTCACCGGGCTGCCCGCCGGCGGCAACCACTGGACACGCAGCGTGCGCTTCGGCCCCGATGGCTGGATGTACGTGTCGGTGGGTTCGAGCTGCAACGCCTGTATCGAGGGCGACCCGCGGCGAGCGGCGATCCTGCGCTTCCGGCCCGACGGGAGCAGCGGCGAGATCTTCGCGACCGGCCTGCGCAACTCCGTCGGCCTCGACTGGCGTCCCGCGACCGGCGAGCTCTACGCGACCGACAACGGGCGCGACCTGCTCGGCGACGACTTCCCGCCCTGCGAGCTGAACCGCATCGTCCGGGGCGGCTTCTACGGCTGGCCCTTCGCCAACGGCGACCGGGTTCCGGACCCGGACCTCGGTGCCGGCCACGAGCGGGAGATCGCGGCGTCGATGCCTCCGGTGCACGGGTTCCGCGCCCACAATGCGCCGCTCGGGATCACCTTCCTGCGCGCCGGAAGCTGGCCCGAGCGCTACCGGGGAGCGGCGGTCGTCGCCCTCCATGGCTCGTGGAATCGCACGCGCAAGGACGGCTACCAGGTCGTCTCGCTGCACTGGGGCCCGGACGGGCGGATCGAGGAGCGTCCCTTCCTGAGCGGCTTCCTGCGCGACGACGAGGCGCTCGGCCGGCCGGTCGACGTCGCGGAGGGGCCGGACGGGGCGCTCTACGTCTCGGACGACTACGGCGGCGCGATCTACCGGGTGCGCCCGCGCGCAAAGGGCGAAGCGAGCGTACCCCCGAAGACGGCGCGGCCGGCCGCCCCGGCCACCCCCGTAGACCCGCTCGCCGGCCTCTCCGAAGGCGAGCGCTCGGCGAGCCGGCAGCGGGGCGCGGCCCTGTACGAAACCCACCACTGTGCCCGCTGCCACGAACCGGAGCAGGCCGACCCCGGCGTCGTCGCGGTGCCGCTGTCCGTGGAGCGGCTCGCGTCGCGCTTCGATGTCGCCTCGCTCGCGCGCTTCCTGCTGGCGCCGACACCGCCGATGCCGGCCCTGGCGATCAGTGAAGGCGAGCGCGGCGACCTGGCCGTCTTCCTGCTCTCGGAGCGCGGCGACTAGGAGATCGGCGCGTGGAGCAGGATCCCGCCGGGTCCCCACTCGACGCGCACACGTCCGCACGCCTCGAGCTCGTCGAGCCCGCCGATCACCATCATCATGCGCGTACGCATCTGGGTGAGCGGATCGAGCTTCGGAAAGAGGGCCTGCCACACGGCCCAGGCGCTCGCAGCTCCGCTGCTCTCGGCAGCACGCGCAAGCGCGCGCTCGATGCGCTGGATCCGCACCGAGTAGAAGAGGATCGCCTCCTCGATCGCACGCGCGGGACGATCGATGATGCCGCCGTGGGCGGGCAGGATCCTCCGGAAGCTGCGTCCGCGCAGCCCGCGCAGGCTACCGAGATAGGCGGGTAGACCCCGGAAGCAGGGCCTGCGCCCGAGCGGATCGCCGGGCGCGGCCGTGGAGGCGAGGAAGTAGCTCTCGGTGAAGGGGACCGCCTGACCCATCAGGTGATCGCCCGTCAGCAGGGTGCCCGAGCGGGGCTCGTGCAGGAGGACGTGCCCCGCCGTGTGGCCCGGCGCATGGATCACCTCGAGCTCGAAGTCCTTGAAGGGCACCCGATCGCCGCCTCGCAGCCGACGCTCGACGCGGGTCGCCGCGCACAGCGGCGGCTCGCGCTCGATCCAGGCCCGGATGTGCGCTGCCTGGCGGGCCAGCAGATCCTCGGGGACACCGTACTCGCGGAACAGCTCGTTGCCGACCTCGATCCGCTCGTCGCGCTCCATCGAGTACAGCTCGACGTCCTCGGCGTCGTCCTCGTGGACCCACAGCGCGAGGTCGGCACCCGCGTCGCGCAGGGCCTGGACCTGCCCCATGTGATCCGTGTGGTGGTGCGTGAGGACGACGCGTTCGACCTCCTCGAGCCCGAGCCCGAGCTGGTCGAAGGCGGCCTCGAGCGCGCGCCGCGACTCCGGCCGCGCGACCCCGGTGTCGATCAGGGTGAGCGGATCGCCCTCGACGAGGTAGACCTGCACGGGGCCGATCTCCCAGGGCGTCGGCAGGACGATCTGGTGCAGGCGTGGCAGCTCGGGCACGGGTGAGCGCTGCAGCAGCGGAGCGGCGGTGGCCAT is part of the Deltaproteobacteria bacterium genome and harbors:
- a CDS encoding enoyl-CoA hydratase-related protein, with product MGGLRIGSDGHGVRTLAIDRPARRNALDRATLDELEAAVAAASGDPAVRVIVLRGSGEQAFSAGADLEELLAHRTIEDRRRHFDGVARVVAALHHAPQPVIARVQGFALAGGCGLAVAADFTVAGESAIFGLPEIDLGLLPMVVSVPILRATGSRKTVLDLVLSGRRVGAEEALALGLVTRVVPDARLDEEVAALAERLAGLSPAALRLGKEAIYTMGEMEYGAALRYLREMIVLTASTEDAKEGIRAFFEKRKPEWSGR
- a CDS encoding uracil-DNA glycosylase, producing the protein MERALAAELRATLAAARAWLREALDEGLEPDPRRLPGPPAAPGAPPAASPSPTARPPRDAAPAPAREASPAAGSGEAALGAVRAALGECTRCRLAEGRSRIVFGDGAPDADLLFVGEGPGEQEDRQGLPFVGRAGELLTQMIEKGLRIPRSAVYICNIVKCRPPNNRTPLADEVATCRPFLDGQIDAVRPKVIVALGKPATSLLLGRDVSITRVRGIWQDYRGTPVMPTFHPAFLLRQYTPENRRLVWEDLKAALGRARELGGRIPELS
- the purE gene encoding 5-(carboxyamino)imidazole ribonucleotide mutase — encoded protein: MAARSRTPRPRARLAKGRAHARPRVAILIGSASDWPTMKAAADVLAALGIAHEARVCSAHRTPERHREFVLRAEERGFEVIIAGAGAAAHLAGVTAALTLLPVLGVPLEGSPLLGLDALLATVQMPGGVPVGTLAIGKAGAKNAGLLAAAILARKDPRVREALAAFRRQQTAAVPERP
- a CDS encoding shikimate dehydrogenase, which gives rise to MPIGPRTQLCGVLLHPAGHTRSPAMHNAAFAALGLDAVYLAFDVPPPALAEALAGARALGVRQLAVSLPHKEAVLRHLDEVDDTARRIGAVNTVTLRGGRLIGENTDWLGAVRALERETTLEGRQIVVLGAGGTARAVAWGARERGARVTILNRTLARAEALAAELGVAGAGRLEDLPALPCDVLVNTTSVGLRSEETPVPATAIPAGAVVLDAVYDPPRTRLLRDAEARGARPIGGKWMLVYQAAEQLRLWSGRDAPIERMTEAFDRAGT
- the rpmG gene encoding 50S ribosomal protein L33 produces the protein MAKKGKREQIKLESSAGTGHFYTTVKNRQNTPNKLEIKKYDPVVRKHVVYKETKLR
- the rplX gene encoding 50S ribosomal protein L24, which translates into the protein MALGIRKGDVVRVVKGSDRGKQGKVIAIDAERGRIRVEKVRMHKRHLKPGRRGSRTGGILEEEGFIDASNVMLVDGKGATTRARTELRDGRRIRVFVSTGEPVPAPAAG
- a CDS encoding PQQ-dependent sugar dehydrogenase, encoding MARVVARIALAALLLSALAIGACRLLLPERYAVNAPLGQLLFGRGGKAPPPDAVAGLLTVPAGFAVEQWVTGIANARLLRFTPAGDLLVSTPRSGRIVLVERDRDGDGRADGIHPLLEGLDRPHGIDLHDGWLYVGETGAVARVRFDPQARRTEGALERVVTGLPAGGNHWTRSVRFGPDGWMYVSVGSSCNACIEGDPRRAAILRFRPDGSSGEIFATGLRNSVGLDWRPATGELYATDNGRDLLGDDFPPCELNRIVRGGFYGWPFANGDRVPDPDLGAGHEREIAASMPPVHGFRAHNAPLGITFLRAGSWPERYRGAAVVALHGSWNRTRKDGYQVVSLHWGPDGRIEERPFLSGFLRDDEALGRPVDVAEGPDGALYVSDDYGGAIYRVRPRAKGEASVPPKTARPAAPATPVDPLAGLSEGERSASRQRGAALYETHHCARCHEPEQADPGVVAVPLSVERLASRFDVASLARFLLAPTPPMPALAISEGERGDLAVFLLSERGD
- a CDS encoding MBL fold metallo-hydrolase; the encoded protein is MATAAPLLQRSPVPELPRLHQIVLPTPWEIGPVQVYLVEGDPLTLIDTGVARPESRRALEAAFDQLGLGLEEVERVVLTHHHTDHMGQVQALRDAGADLALWVHEDDAEDVELYSMERDERIEVGNELFREYGVPEDLLARQAAHIRAWIEREPPLCAATRVERRLRGGDRVPFKDFELEVIHAPGHTAGHVLLHEPRSGTLLTGDHLMGQAVPFTESYFLASTAAPGDPLGRRPCFRGLPAYLGSLRGLRGRSFRRILPAHGGIIDRPARAIEEAILFYSVRIQRIERALARAAESSGAASAWAVWQALFPKLDPLTQMRTRMMMVIGGLDELEACGRVRVEWGPGGILLHAPIS